The DNA window TGAGCGTCTGGTGATAGTTGTTGGCAAGCACCAGCGCGGCGACATCCTCGGTCATGGAGGCGAGCAATTGATTGCGCGAGGGCATGTCGAGCCGCCCGTCCAGGACGGCCGGCCTCAGCGCGATCTTGATGTTGACCTCGACGTCGGAGGAGTTGACGCCGGCAGAATTGTCGATCGCGTCGGAATTGCAGCGCCCGCCGAGCAGGCTGAAGGCGATGCGCGCGCGCTGCGTCATGCCGAGATTGGCGCCCTCGCCCACGACCTTGACCCTGAGGTCGGCCGGCACGACGCGGATCGCGTCGTTGGCCCTGTCGCCGACGTCCGCGTCGCTCTCGCCGGGCCCCCGCACATAGGTGCCGATGCCGCCGAACCAGAGCAGATCCGCCGGTGCGCGCAGGATCGCCTTGATCAGCTCTTGCGGCGTGGCCCGCGCCCTCGCGAGCCCGAGCGCCTCCTGCGCTTCGGGCGACAGCGCAATCGACTTCGAGGAGCGCGAGAAGACGCCGCCGCCTTTTGAGATCAGCGACGCGTCATAGTCCTTCCAGCTCGACCGGGGCAGCGCGAACATCCGCTGCCGCTCGGCGAAGGAGACGGCAGGATCCGGGTCCGGATCGATGAAGATGTCGCGATGGTCGAAGGCCGCGACGAGCTTGATCGCTGGCGACAGCAGCATGCCGTTGCCGAAGACGTCACCCGACATGTCGCCGACACCGACGACCGTGAACGGGGTCGTCTGGATATCGACGTCCATCTCGCGGAAGTGGCGCTTGACCGCCTCCCAGGCGCCGCGCGCCGTGATGCCCATCTTCTTGTGATCGTAGCCCGCCGAGCCGCCGGAGGCGAAGGCGTCGGAAAGCCAGAACCCGTGCCCGTCCGAAATGCCGTTGGCGGTGTCGGAGAAGGTCGCCGTGCCCTTGTCGGCAGCGACGACGAGATAGGGATCGTCCCCGTCATGGCGCACGGTGTCGGCCGGCGGAACGATCTCCTGGCCCTCGATATTGTCGGTGAGCGCCAGCATGGTGGAAACGAAGAGCTTGTAGGCCGCCGTGCCTTCGGCGAAGACCTCGTCGCGGCTGCCGCCCTCCGGCAGCCACTTCGGGAAGAAGCCGCCCTTGGCGCCGACGGGCACGATGACCGCATTCTTCACCTGCTGCGCCTTGACGAGGCCGAGCACCTCGGTGCGGAAGTCCTGCGGCCGGTCGGACCAGCGCAGGCCGCCACGGGCCACCTTGCCGAAGCGCAGGTGCACACCCTCCACACGCGGGGAGTAGACCCAGATCTCGGCAAAGGGGCGCGGCGCCGGCAGGCCTTCGACCTTATGCGGATCGAACTTGAACGCGATGACCTCGCTCGGCTGCCCGTCCTCTCCGCTCTGGAAGAAGGTGGTGCGGTTGGCGGCAAGGATAAGCCCCATGAACCGGCGCAGGATCGTGTCATCGTCAAGGCTGGAGACGTTTTCCAGCGCCGCCTCGATCTGCTCGACGACTTCGGCCTCTTTCGTCTCCCGGTTTCCCTTCAGCGCCGGATCGAAGCGCGTCGTGAACAAGGTCACAATGAGCTCGGTGATCTCGGGGTGGCGGATCAGCGTCTCCGCCATGTAGGACTGGGAATAGGAAATCCGCGCCTGCTGCAGATAGCGCGACAGCGCCCTCAGCATGGCGATCTCGCGCCAGCCGAGCCCAGCCGCGAGAGCCAGGCCGTTGAGCGGGTCGTTCTCCGCCTTGCGGAACCAGACCATCAGCATCAGCGCGCGGAGCGTCTCGGCGAGCGCGTCGAGATCGACCGGCCGGTTGCCGAACCGCGTCAGCGTCATGTCATGCAGGACGACCGGCGGATGGCCCGCCGGCTGGATGTCGTAGGTCTGCTCCTCGATCACCTCGAAGCCGAAATTCTCCAGCACCGGCACCCGCCGGGTCAGCGGCACGGGGCTGCCCTGCTGGAAAAGCTTCAGCGTGCAGCTGTCGCCGCCGAGGTCCGCGTGGCGGCCGAAGGTGATGGAAACCGGGTTGGTCTCCGAGAGACGCTCGATGCGCACCATGTCGTCGAGAGCGATCTGCGGAGAATAGGTCTCGCGATACCCGACGGAGAAGGCCGAGCCATAGTTGCCGGAAAAGGCGAGAGCCCGCTCGTGCGCATAGCGGTCGCGCAGGAGGTCCTCCAGCTTGTCTTCCCAGGTCCTGACGATCTCGGTGACGGCGGCCTCGAGATCCGCCTGCGGGACCTGAGGCGTCTTGCCTTCATAGCGCCCGATGATGATGTGGACGCGGGCGAGCGAGCCCTCCGGGAAGGAGGGATAGTAGGCCGACACCCGGCCGCCGTAGACGTCCTTCATGTAGTTGCCGATGCGCCAGCGCACGTCGCTGTCGTAGCGGTCGCGCGGCACATAGACGAGGAGCGAGACGAAACGGTCGAACTTGTCCGGCCGCGCCAGCACGCGGATGCGCGGCCGTTCGTCGAGGCCGAGGATCGCCAGCGCGAACTCGTAGAGAAGATCGGGATCGATCTGGAAAAGCTCGTCGCGAGGGTAGTTTTCAAGCACGTTGGCAAGCGTCTTGCCAGAATGGCCTTGCGGGTCGAATCCGGCCCGCTCCATCACCGCATCGACCTTGCGTCTCAGATACGGAATCCGCTTCGGTGACAGCGTATAGGCCGTCGCCGTGAAGAGACCGACCAAACGCGTCTCGCCGACGAGCTTGCCGTCTTCCGTGTAGCGCTTGATGCCGATGCAATCGAGGTGAACGCGCCGGTGGACCTTCGAGCGGACATTCGCCTTCACGACGATCAGCGCTTCCGGCTTCATCATGAAGTCGCGAATTTCCGCCGTCACCTGCACGAACTCGCGGCCCCGCCTCAGCACCTTCACATGAGGATCGGCAAGGACGCCGAGCCCGGTCTCGTCGCTGTGCAGAATGCGATGGTCCTCGCCTTCTTCAAGCGCGATGTCGTAGTTGCGAAGGCCGAGGAAGATGAAATTGTCGGCATTGAGCCATTCCAGGAAGGCGACGGCCTCTTCCACCTCCTCCTTCGGCAAGGGCGGCGGACTGTAGCGGTAGACCGTGACCGCCTCGGCAACGGCCCGTCGCATGCGCGGCCAGTCTTCCACGGCCCGGCGCACGTCGGTGAGGACCTCGCCGAGTTTCTCGGCAAGATCGGTCCGCGCCTCCTTGCCCGACAGGCGCGTCACATGAACGTGGATGACGCTTTCGGACAGGCCGCCCTCTTCCTTGGCCGCGCCGCTGCCGATCTTTTTCAGCACGCCGTCGGCGTCCCGCCCGACCTCCACGACCGGATGCAGCAGGAGCTTCACCTCCATGCCGAATTCCTGCAGCGCGTGCATGACGGAATCGACCAGAAAGGCCATGTTGTCGTTGATGATCTCGACGACGGTGATCGGCCGGTGGCTGCCGTCGGCCTTGTTCGGCTCCGGATCGAAGACGGTGACGATGGCCTCGCCGCGCTCGCGCCGCGCCAGGCGGGAGAGAACATCCCTTGCCAGCGCCGCCAGTTCCTCGGACGAATAGCCGACGAGATCCTCGGCCGCTGCGCGCTTGTAGAGGAGCCCGGCAAGATAGGCCGCATCCGGATTGCCGGCCACCTCCTCGCGGTTGAGAACCTCGGATACCAACCGTTCCTTTTCGGCGGCGAAGGTCTGCGGCATCGATCTCTCCCCTTGGTCCTTGGCCGGCGGAAACCGGCATGCCCGGGTTATCAGTTCTGTGTGACGCTTGGCAGGTAGTATCTGAATGGGCAGGGATTAAGAAATAGGATCAGGCCCCTGGCAAAACGGGGCGCACTTCTTCGTGACGCATGACATCAGGCCCGATTCCCTCCCCGAAGCCCCGCAACGAGGATCGCATCAGCCTATCCACTTCACCGCCCCAAAACAATCGGGGGCGCAGCCTGCGCCACGCCCCCGTCAACGAACGGCATTCAGCCAGAGGGGTTCAGCCCTTGGACTTGGCGTTCTCGACCGCCTGCATGATCAGGCCGCGCGCTTCTTCCGCATCGCCCCAGCGCAAAACCTTGACCCACTTGCCGGGCTCCAGGTCCTTGTAGTGCTCGAAGAAATGCTCGATCTGCTTCAGCGTGATCTCCGGAAGGTCGGTGTGGTTCGTGACCTTCTCGTAGCGCTTCGTCAGCTTGGTGGCAGGAACGGCGATGATCTTCTCGTCGATGCCGGCCTCGTCCTCCATCATGAGCACGCCGATCGGACGACAGTTCATGATCGCGCCGGGAATGATCGCCCGCGTGTTGACGATCACCACGTCGATCGGGTCGCCGTCGTCGGAAAGCGTATGCGGCACGAAGCCGTAATTGCCCGGGTAGCGCATGGACGTATAGAGGAAGCGGTCGACGTACATCGCACCGGCTTCCTTGTCCATTTCGTACTTGATCGGTTCGCCGCCCAGCGGCACCTCGATGATGACGTTGATATCGTGCGGCGGGTTTTTTCCGATCGGCACGGCGTCGATGCGCATGTCGTCTCTCCAAATTGCTGTCGGTGCAATGTTTGTCAGGCTGGATCCCGGTCATGAGTCCGGGAAAGGGTTTCTGGCAGAACCCGCTCCCCCGTCTCGCCCTACCGCTCGCAGCGGCGGAAATCCCGCCATCCACCCGAAAAAGATGCGACACGTCTTTAGCCGCATTGGCGCGCCAAGCGCAAGTGGCCCTTTGTGCAACGCAGCATGGCCGACGCCCGGGTCCGGCTCACATGGCGAGGGCCGCCTGGACGGACGGCCGGTCGGACATGCGCCTGAAATGATCGTGCAGCTTTGGGAAATCAGCGATATCGACACCGTCGACCTTGGTCCAGGAACAGATGACGAAGAGATAAGGGTCGGCCACGCTGAAGGTCTCGCCCATCACCCAGGGACCCGCGAACATCGTCTCTTCGATCTGCCTGCAGCCGTCCGCGATATTGCCGGGAACCCGTCGCTGCATGTCGTCGAACGAGCTTTGTTCATCGGCCCAGCGCGATCCGCGCATGCGATGCGCGTGAGCGACATGAACGGTCGAGCACAGGAAGGCATTGAAGGACTGCAACGTTGCAAGGGCGAAGGGATCGTCGAACGGCGCGAGCTTCTTGTCCGGGGCAAGCTGCGCCAGATAGATCAGGATCGCCGGCGTTTCCGTCAGGATTCCCCGGTCCGTCTTCAGCGCCGGCACGCGGCCTTTGGGATTGAGCGCCAGAAACTCGGGTTTGCGTTGATCGCCGGCGGGCAGGTTCACGACATAAACGTCATGCTCCAGTTCCGCCTCCTTCAGCGTGATCAGCGAGGCCAGTGAACAGGCGTCTTTCCAGTGAAACAGCGTCAGCATCTCGATCCTGGGGCTGGGCAGGGGATGGATGGCCATTGCGCGAGCGGAACCCGGCAAATTTGGCCGAATATATTGAATGAAGAGAGGACTTGGAAGGAATTGGCGCCGCCTGCAGGAACGGACCAGGCCCCGGGAACCGGTTCGCCGGATGCCCTAGCCGAGATCCCAGCCGAAGACGACGACCGGGAGAATCTGATCGCCGATCCGCTCGCCCGTCTCCACCAGTGGCTTGCCACCGAGCCGACGATAGAAGCCCATCGCCACGTCGTTGGCCTGCAGCGCGCGCACGGCAAGGCCCTTCAGCCGCATGTCGTCCAGCATGCTGCGGGCCGTCTGGAACAGGCGGCGGCCAAGGCCGATGCCCTGGTATTCTGGCCTGAGATAGATTTCGTAGATTTCGCCGCGATGCGGCAGCGAACGCATGCGGCTCGGGCCCAGCGTCGCGTAGCCGACCACGTGGCCGTCGACTTCCAGCACGATGATCGCAACCTTGCGCCTCAGCGCCCGCTGCCACCACACCGGACCGCGCCGTTCCACCATGCGTTCCAGATCGAGACCGGGAAGGACGCCGCGATAGGCGTTGCGCCAGGCAAGGTCGTGAACCTCGGCGATCGCCGGGGCATCCTGCAGTCTCGCCCGCCTGATATCGATGGACATCGTGCTCATGAATCAAGAGTAACCGCACTTGAGACAGGGCGAAAGTCTGTTTGCGCGACCCTGACGGAAAATTCACATGCGCTCACGAACCGCTGACGGGCCGCGGCGCCCGGACGCCGAACCGCCCCGGTCAAGCCGTGGAATCGATTGACGAAATGTTGCTGGATCAGAAAGTCGCCGCCGTGGCCCGGGCACGCTCGACCTGCGTCGCATTGAGCAGGCCGGCATTGGCGACCCTCGGGTTGCGGCTGTGATGCATCAGGTTGCTGTGGTCGTCGCCGGCCAGCGCATGATTGGGATCGTCGATGAGCACGTGCCCCAGTTCGTGGGCAAGCAGATTGCCGGCAAATCCCGCAATTCCCTCGCGGACCTTCTCGCCGGAGAGAACCACGATGCGTCCGCCGCCCCAGCCGCCCTCGGCAGCGGGAAGGTCATAGACGAAGCCGACACCGATTCCCTGACCGCGCGGGGAAAGCCGGTTGACGAACCTGATCCACATGGCGCGCGCGTCCGCCGGAACGACCTCGTCGCGCCGCGAGATATTGACCGGCGAGAACTGGATGTCGGCCTCCCGCAGCCAGATCCGGTTGGCTTCCGTGAAGGCCCGGTTGATCTCCTCCTCCGTCCAGAAGGAGGGCGTGGCAAGGCCGAGCGCGAGCGGCCGCAGGCTGGCGCCACCGGCCGGCGCGGGCGACCCGGCTCCAGCCGCGGCGGTCGCCTCCGGATAGAGCGTCAGGATATAGGCGCAAATCGGGATCGAGATCGTGGCCATGGGCTTCTTGTCCCTTCCTGGCCGTGAACCGCTCAAGGGCGGATGATCGCGATCCTAGCAGACAACAGGTCACGCGCCAACGAAGGGCCGCCCGCCCGAAGTGCCAGCCCCGAACGCAACGCCCTGCCCGAGTGGCCTCAGAACCAGGAAATCAGCTTCACCAGCCTGTCCCGATAGCTCGGGGACGACTGCGTCGGCGCCGAGGCCATCTGTGTCGGCTGTGCGGGATCGGCCTGCGCGGCAGGCTGACCGGCGGGTGCCACGGATGCGGTTGTGGCCGGTTCGCTCACGGCGGCGTCTGGCGTTGCCTGTGCCTGTGCCTGTGCCTGCGCCGGAGCGGCCTCGCTGCTGGCGACGTCAACCTTCGCATCCGGCGAAGGCGTCGGCAGCGGAGAACCGTCAGGTCCGGTGACCGGGTTCTGGATCAGGGCTGTCGCCGTCTCGGTGCCGCCATCGCCGAAGAGGGTCTCGAAGATCGGCTTGCGGTTGGCGAGGCGCTGCTCGCGCTCGGCTTCCTTCTGCGCCAGCATGATGCGCTGCTCGGCCAGCATGCGCTGATGCTCTTCGTCGCGCTTGCGCTGCTCGTCCAGCCGCGCCGCGATGACCATCGTCTCCGCGTCGTCCTTGGCCTGCTTGGCGGCAACCGCCATCTGCAGCGTCTGCGGCACGGTCAGTTCGGGGCAGGCCTGGACCGGGCTGAGGCGCGCATCGTCGACCGGCGTGGCGTCGAAGACGTATTTCCGTCCGCAGACGTCGACCTTCGGCTCCTGGCGCGTCAGCTCGAAGTGATCGTAGCCGACCTTCAGCATCTTCCAGAAAGGCATGTTCGGGTCGTCGAGATGCCGGGCAAGGTTCTCCGGCGTCATCCGGAAGGGATAGGCCTGGAGCTGGAAGGATCTCTGGCCGCCGCGGAAGGCATCGCGGGCGAGCGCATAGATCTCCTGGATCTGCTCGTCGGTCATGGCATAGCAGCCGGCCGACGAACAGGCGCCGTGGACCATCAGGTTGCTGCCCGTGCGACCGTAGGAGCGGTCATAGGCGTTGGGATAGCCGGTATTGAAGGAGAGATAGTAGCTGGAATTCGGGTTCATCAGCGCGGGCGTGATGGTGTAATAGCCCTCCGGCGCCTGACGGTCGCCCTCCTTCTGCTTCGGCCCGAGCTTGCCGGACCACTTGCAGATCTCGAAGGTCTTGAGCAGGGCGTATTTGCCCGTGTCATCCTTCTTCCAGACCTCGAACTTGCTCTCTTCCTTGAAGATGCGCATCAGGATCGGCGCGCTGGACGCCATGTGGAGCTTCGTCATCTCCTCGCGCGTTTCGCGCGACACGGAGCGCGTATGTTTGGGACCGTAGCCCAGTTCATCGGCCTGGCAGGCGGCGAGAAGGGCCGACACGCTGGCGACGGCGACGACGCGCACGAGCCACCCGCGGGAATTTTGGAAGCGCTGGCTGATCTGCATGAGGCGACCAATCAAATCCTTCAGACGGTTGTCCAGTTCCGAATACCGCACCAAGCCGCCGCGCCCCAAGACGGCAGCGGGACTCTTGGCACCCAGCCCAGATGCCAAGCATTCCCTGACATGCTTACCAAAGCGTTTACCCCGGCCAACACGCACGAAACCGTGAACGCAGCTTC is part of the Hartmannibacter diazotrophicus genome and encodes:
- a CDS encoding NAD-glutamate dehydrogenase; amino-acid sequence: MPQTFAAEKERLVSEVLNREEVAGNPDAAYLAGLLYKRAAAEDLVGYSSEELAALARDVLSRLARRERGEAIVTVFDPEPNKADGSHRPITVVEIINDNMAFLVDSVMHALQEFGMEVKLLLHPVVEVGRDADGVLKKIGSGAAKEEGGLSESVIHVHVTRLSGKEARTDLAEKLGEVLTDVRRAVEDWPRMRRAVAEAVTVYRYSPPPLPKEEVEEAVAFLEWLNADNFIFLGLRNYDIALEEGEDHRILHSDETGLGVLADPHVKVLRRGREFVQVTAEIRDFMMKPEALIVVKANVRSKVHRRVHLDCIGIKRYTEDGKLVGETRLVGLFTATAYTLSPKRIPYLRRKVDAVMERAGFDPQGHSGKTLANVLENYPRDELFQIDPDLLYEFALAILGLDERPRIRVLARPDKFDRFVSLLVYVPRDRYDSDVRWRIGNYMKDVYGGRVSAYYPSFPEGSLARVHIIIGRYEGKTPQVPQADLEAAVTEIVRTWEDKLEDLLRDRYAHERALAFSGNYGSAFSVGYRETYSPQIALDDMVRIERLSETNPVSITFGRHADLGGDSCTLKLFQQGSPVPLTRRVPVLENFGFEVIEEQTYDIQPAGHPPVVLHDMTLTRFGNRPVDLDALAETLRALMLMVWFRKAENDPLNGLALAAGLGWREIAMLRALSRYLQQARISYSQSYMAETLIRHPEITELIVTLFTTRFDPALKGNRETKEAEVVEQIEAALENVSSLDDDTILRRFMGLILAANRTTFFQSGEDGQPSEVIAFKFDPHKVEGLPAPRPFAEIWVYSPRVEGVHLRFGKVARGGLRWSDRPQDFRTEVLGLVKAQQVKNAVIVPVGAKGGFFPKWLPEGGSRDEVFAEGTAAYKLFVSTMLALTDNIEGQEIVPPADTVRHDGDDPYLVVAADKGTATFSDTANGISDGHGFWLSDAFASGGSAGYDHKKMGITARGAWEAVKRHFREMDVDIQTTPFTVVGVGDMSGDVFGNGMLLSPAIKLVAAFDHRDIFIDPDPDPAVSFAERQRMFALPRSSWKDYDASLISKGGGVFSRSSKSIALSPEAQEALGLARARATPQELIKAILRAPADLLWFGGIGTYVRGPGESDADVGDRANDAIRVVPADLRVKVVGEGANLGMTQRARIAFSLLGGRCNSDAIDNSAGVNSSDVEVNIKIALRPAVLDGRLDMPSRNQLLASMTEDVAALVLANNYHQTLSVSLTERRGFEDFGFQRRLMQVLEGRDLLDRAVETLPDEVTLMEREKDGKPLTRPEIAVLLAYAKIVLFDDLLGTAVPDDHYLAEDLHRYFPPAMRDAFAADIDAHRLRREIIATQLANAMINQGGATFIVRMADQTGAGVGEIAKAFLAARESFELDALYRAIDVLDTKIHGALQLNLYARVQDMLLGATTWFLRNVPHDEELTALIARFRPGIAEVRHSVDLAGLPPEFATRLADFRKQLTDQGVPENLAIRLSDIGIEVRAPDAIVISETAARPLSVATGALFQSAAYFKIGQIDELARTLAVRDYYDGLALDRARQVIADAHRRIASQVAAASVIGTDIEAWVQMRRKSVERTTATIAAILDSGTPTVARLTVIAGLLSDLAGEG
- the ppa gene encoding inorganic diphosphatase, coding for MRIDAVPIGKNPPHDINVIIEVPLGGEPIKYEMDKEAGAMYVDRFLYTSMRYPGNYGFVPHTLSDDGDPIDVVIVNTRAIIPGAIMNCRPIGVLMMEDEAGIDEKIIAVPATKLTKRYEKVTNHTDLPEITLKQIEHFFEHYKDLEPGKWVKVLRWGDAEEARGLIMQAVENAKSKG
- a CDS encoding glutathione S-transferase family protein — its product is MLTLFHWKDACSLASLITLKEAELEHDVYVVNLPAGDQRKPEFLALNPKGRVPALKTDRGILTETPAILIYLAQLAPDKKLAPFDDPFALATLQSFNAFLCSTVHVAHAHRMRGSRWADEQSSFDDMQRRVPGNIADGCRQIEETMFAGPWVMGETFSVADPYLFVICSWTKVDGVDIADFPKLHDHFRRMSDRPSVQAALAM
- a CDS encoding GNAT family N-acetyltransferase — its product is MSTMSIDIRRARLQDAPAIAEVHDLAWRNAYRGVLPGLDLERMVERRGPVWWQRALRRKVAIIVLEVDGHVVGYATLGPSRMRSLPHRGEIYEIYLRPEYQGIGLGRRLFQTARSMLDDMRLKGLAVRALQANDVAMGFYRRLGGKPLVETGERIGDQILPVVVFGWDLG
- a CDS encoding L,D-transpeptidase family protein → MQISQRFQNSRGWLVRVVAVASVSALLAACQADELGYGPKHTRSVSRETREEMTKLHMASSAPILMRIFKEESKFEVWKKDDTGKYALLKTFEICKWSGKLGPKQKEGDRQAPEGYYTITPALMNPNSSYYLSFNTGYPNAYDRSYGRTGSNLMVHGACSSAGCYAMTDEQIQEIYALARDAFRGGQRSFQLQAYPFRMTPENLARHLDDPNMPFWKMLKVGYDHFELTRQEPKVDVCGRKYVFDATPVDDARLSPVQACPELTVPQTLQMAVAAKQAKDDAETMVIAARLDEQRKRDEEHQRMLAEQRIMLAQKEAEREQRLANRKPIFETLFGDGGTETATALIQNPVTGPDGSPLPTPSPDAKVDVASSEAAPAQAQAQAQATPDAAVSEPATTASVAPAGQPAAQADPAQPTQMASAPTQSSPSYRDRLVKLISWF